A window of Ranitomeya variabilis isolate aRanVar5 chromosome 2, aRanVar5.hap1, whole genome shotgun sequence contains these coding sequences:
- the LOC143803892 gene encoding uncharacterized protein LOC143803892, translated as MRSLEKYQDLKGELEKMWKASSSEGEDGQREQRDRGQDVASGRRVSQRDQGDSGIDVDLLISSIQERGPLWDSRDPRHMDQVVSRRLWAEVAKSLWDGFDSASAKAKGNFMKKLRTRWRSMKDRFNKGIRAAEEQARSGAAASKSVPYKYNRALQFLRPVLTRRQTHSSTLERAPPCEAELHGSPSDPSQPSHSDSRLAPPSSGEPAAGTSGFPLPEASGAPSFGNSRQRQRASDRSVMPEFLHLGTVFQNGFKALSDKMSSMERRLEILEAELSNPAKHFLSTIALGMVENLTPELQISVMQDCNNSYVRALQQSRRMQSATLPVVPSLASMTPTTAAEPLQPPHPGPSAERRHHSHHSSVPLTPAPARPSSSRSHHSGGADTGKKRKRKSKKKKSKRSRTEALAAQGQTSTRRGSSRSRSSQSQPRTLQRLVLPPPCPAEVAVSSPLYPVEGLDLPSSLLDYRSTSSSSSSSSSASFSSPHSQKETYHSPFVAQVDTP; from the exons gcttcttcaagtgagggggaagacggtcagcgggagcagagagatcggggccaagatgtggcgtcaggccggcga gtttcacaacgggaccaaggagacagtggaatagatgtggacctcctgatctccagcatccaggagcgtggcccgttgtgggacagccgtgaccctcggcacatggaccaggtggtgtcgaggcgtttgtgggcagaggtggcaaagtcgctgtgggatggctttgacagtgcctcagcgaaggccaaaggcaacttta tgaaaaagttgaggaccagatggcgatccatgaaggaccgtttcaataaggggatccgtgctgcggaggagcaagctcggagtggtgctgctgcgtccaagtcggtgccctacaaatataacagggcactccagttcctaagaccggtccttacccgccgaca gacacacagcagcaccctcgagcgagctcccccctgtgaagcggaacttcatggatcgccatctgacccgtcacagccctcccacagcgacagcaggcttgcaccaccatcatctggagaaccggctgccggtacatcaggttttcccctgcccgaggcctctggcgcaccttcgttcgggaattcccgacagcgccagcgggcctcggacaggtcagtcatgcccgaatttttgcacttgggcacggtgttccagaacggtttcaaggcgttgagcgataaaatgtccagtatggaacggcgccttgaaatcctggaagccgagctctcaaatccggcaaagcattttttaagtacaattgctctaggcatggtggaaaaccttacgccggaactccagatttcggtgatgcaggactgcaacaattcctacgtgagggctctgcagcagtctcggcgcatgcagtcagcgacactgccagtagtaccgtcgctggctagcatgactccgactactgctgcagagccactccagccaccccaccctggtccaagtgccgagcgacgccaccacagtcaccatagcagtgtgccgctgactcctgctcctgccaggccctcatcctcccgcagccatcattctgggggagccgatacaggaaaaaaaaggaaaaggaagagcaagaaaaaaaaaagcaaaaggtcacgcactgaggctctggctgctcaagGTCAAACAAGTACacgtcggggctctagccgcagcaggagcagccagagccaaccaagaactttgcaaaggctcgtgttgcctcctccctgccctgcagaggtggcggtttcctccccattataccctgtggagggtttagacctgccatccagcctcctggactataggtcaacatcctcctcctcgtcgtcgTCTTCATCAGCCTCattttcctctccccattcccaaaaagaaacataccattccccctttgtggcacaggttgataccccctaa